A stretch of Ipomoea triloba cultivar NCNSP0323 chromosome 11, ASM357664v1 DNA encodes these proteins:
- the LOC115996672 gene encoding zinc finger CCCH domain-containing protein 30-like — MSGGLEQSKYSLSTNWSNSDNMKDMSKLSVETDDSFSSLLELAANNDLDAFKRSVERDGSAVDEVGIWLVRKKGAKQIVKEERSPLMVAAMYGSIDVLKFLISLPEVDVNRVCGPDKCTALHCATSGGSVHAVEVVKLLLSAGADPNIEDANDQRPADVIVVPPKFPGARASLEELLLNNISDGSVGECNLRVHVTTSNGSSPDLSSSPCSPSESASYPLTSKFGDVPANSVQEKKEYSIDPSLPDIKNSIYSTDEFRMFSFKVRPCSRAYSHDWTECPFVHPGENARRRDPRKYHYSCVPCPDFRKGACRRGDMCEYAHGVFECWLHPAQYRTRLCKEGTSCVRRVCFFAHMPEELRPLYVSTGSAVPSPRSTAATATVMDMAAALSLLPGSPSSHSMMSPAFNQPMSPTANGMSHSSPAWPQPNIPTLHLPGSNLQSSRLRSSLSVRDIPPEDLNMLRDFDAQQQLVLNDMACFSQPRPGSASFSRSGCTNTLTPSNLDELFSAEIASSPRYSDQAMASAAFSPSHKSAILSQLQQQQSMLSPINTNMFSPKNADHPLLQASFGVSSTGRMSPRSVEPISPMSARLSVFAQREKQHQQLRSLSSRDLGSNNNTSIVGSPVSNSWSKWGSPSSRPDWSFNGDEPSHLRRSSSFERLNNNNSEEPDLSWVQSLVKESPPEMKDKSAAAPAPGGAVPSGEGLKFSTQTDSIDQSVIGTWLEQMQLDQPVV; from the coding sequence ATGTCCGGTGGCCTGGAGCAATCCAAGTATAGTTTGTCTACGAATTGGTCTAACTCTGATAATATGAAGGACATGAGCAAGCTGAGTGTTGAGACTGATGATTCTTTTTCGAGTTTGCTTGAACTTGCTGCCAACAATGATTTGGATGCTTTTAAGCGATCTGTTGAGCGTGATGGCTCTGCAGTTGATGAGGTTGGGATTTGGTTGGTGCGGAAGAAAGGTGCAAAGCAGATTGTTAAGGAGGAAAGGAGTCCGTTGATGGTTGCTGCCATGTATGGTAGTATTGATGTCTTGAAGTTTCTTATCTCTCTTCCTGAGGTTGATGTTAATAGAGTTTGTGGCCCTGACAAGTGCACAGCTCTTCACTGTGCTACATCGGGTGGGTCTGTTCATGCTGTCGAAGTGGTCAAATTGCTACTTTCTGCTGGGGCTGATCCCAATATCGAGGATGCTAATGATCAGCGGCCAGCTGATGTAATTGTTGTTCCTCCCAAGTTTCCAGGTGCTAGAGCTTCTCTTGAAGAACTGCTTTTGAACAATATTTCTGATGGATCGGTTGGCGAATGCAATTTACGGGTGCATGTCACTACTTCAAATGGTTCCTCACCTGATCTATCTTCGTCACCATGTTCACCATCAGAGTCTGCATCTTATCCTCTAACATCGAAGTTCGGTGATGTTCCTGCAAATTCTGTGCAAGAGAAGAAGGAATACTCGATTGATCCATCTCTTCCTGACATCAAGAACAGCATTTATTCCACTGATGAGTTCCGGATGTTCTCCTTCAAAGTGAGGCCTTGTTCTAGGGCCTATTCTCATGACTGGACCGAGTGCCCTTTTGTGCACCCAGGAGAGAATGCCCGCAGAAGAGATCCTAGGAAATACCATTATAGCTGTGTGCCATGTCCTGATTTTCGCAAGGGCGCCTGCAGGCGAGGTGATATGTGCGAATACGCTCATGGAGTCTTCGAATGCTGGCTACACCCAGCTCAGTATCGCACACGCTTATGCAAAGAGGGCACCAGCTGTGTAAGGAGAGTTTGCTTCTTTGCCCACATGCCCGAGGAGCTTCGCCCCCTGTATGTTTCAACTGGATCTGCAGTTCCATCTCCTAGGTCCACTGCAGCTACAGCTACTGTCATGGACATGGCTGCAGCACTGAGTCTACTTCCCGGCTCGCCCTCCTCGCACTCTATGATGTCTCCCGCATTTAATCAACCTATGTCTCCGACTGCCAATGGAATGTCTCATTCATCTCCTGCCTGGCCTCAACCAAATATTCCAACTCTGCATCTGCCAGGTAGTAACCTTCAATCGAGTCGCCTGAGGTCTTCCCTCAGCGTGCGGGATATTCCCCCCGAGGACTTGAACATGCTGCGGGATTTTGATGCCCAGCAGCAACTGGTTCTTAACGACATGGCTTGTTTTTCACAGCCACGTCCCGGTTCTGCCTCTTTTAGTCGTTCTGGCTGTACTAACACCCTAACCCCTTCGAACCTTGATGAGTTATTTTCTGCTGAGATAGCCTCCTCTCCTCGCTATTCTGACCAGGCAATGGCTTCTGCTGCTTTCTCACCTTCACATAAATCCGCCATTTTAAGCCAACTACAGCAACAGCAGAGCATGCTTTCCCCAATCAATACCAACATGTTCTCTCCCAAAAATGCTGACCACCCACTACTGCAAGCTTCCTTTGGGGTTTCATCAACAGGAAGGATGTCACCGAGAAGCGTGGAGCCCATCTCCCCAATGAGCGCCCGCCTTTCTGTGTTTGCTCAGCGTGAGAAACAGCATCAGCAGCTACGCAGCCTCAGCTCTCGGGATCTTGGCTCCAACAACAACACCTCTATTGTTGGCTCCCCAGTGAGTAATTCTTGGTCTAAGTGGGGTTCCCCCAGCTCAAGACCTGACTGGTCCTTCAACGGCGATGAACCAAGTCATCTCCGTAGATCATCTTCTTTCGAGCggctcaacaacaacaacagcgaGGAGCCTGATCTGTCATGGGTCCAATCTCTTGTCAAAGAATCACCACCTGAGATGAAAGATAAGTCTGCAGCAGCGCCAGCTCCCGGGGGCGCTGTTCCATCCGGTGAGGGTTTAAAATTCAGTACTCAGACTGATTCCATTGATCAATCTGTTATAGGTACTTGGCTTGAGCAGATGCAACTCGATCAACCCGTAGTCTag
- the LOC115997372 gene encoding uncharacterized protein LOC115997372 produces MEVAVIDWKNLDSRFVKDDILEQFNAPQWVDFSGADGVVDDEAWFCRPDCNHPKTVEDFHKAAATLTPKLQKSSGVSEIPLMRERIRRIFEDSENQNPNTGTPPRFKPKLMMKEAIKSSAEKKTVDDNSLPKEQTPRLRSTNSARNLFSGVDLLGRVTEFCNELKKLTVRAKEKERIGNENVERTPLMVNKQEVKGEFSDENKDLAEIEKEKTPLFELSVKKNDTMGKNILKEKQRMKQRNENAENTPITIDVKSAKRTGDESLSSQIRTCPPTPQCFSASHGPRSTKAATPPKAFRSRPPEMMQGRGILQELGKSSRNDRKEEPGNKIKDGGRREASSSAVIESEARGLDVFWFLKPCTLST; encoded by the exons ATGGAAGTAGCTGTAATTGATTGGAAGAATTTGGATTCAAGGTTTGTGAAGGATGACATTCTTGAACAGTTCAATGCTCCTCAGTGGGTGGATTTCTCCGGCGCCGATGGCGTCGTCGACGACGAAGCTTGGTTCTGCCGACCCG ATTGCAATCATCCCAAGACTGTAGAGGATTTCCATAAAGCTGCAGCAACCCTAACTCCAAAG CTTCAGAAGTCATCTGGTGTTTCTGAGATTCCTCTTATGAGGGAGCGAATTCGAAG GATTTTTGAAGATAGTGAGAATCAGAACCCGAACACAGGGACTCCTCCTCGATTCAAACCTAAGCTTATGATGAAGGAGGCAATCAAGTCGAGTGCGGAGAAGAAGACTGTTGATGATAACTCATTGCCAAAGGAACAGACTCCAAGGTTGAGAAGCACCAATTCTGCAAGGAATCTGTTTTCTGGTGTGGATTTGCTGGGCCGGGTGACGGAGTTTTGTAATGAGTTGAAGAAGTTGACAGTAAGGGCTAAGGAGAAGGAGAGGATTGGGAATGAGAATGTGGAGAGGACTCCATTAATGGTGAATAAACAAGAGGTGAAAGGGGAGTTTAGTGATGAAAACAAAGATTTGGCTGAGATTGAAAAGGAGAAGACTCCACTGTTTGAATTGAGTGTAAAGAAGAATGATACAATGGGAAAGAACATTCTCAAAGAAAAGCAGAGAATGAAGCA aagaaatgaaaatgcaGAAAACACCCCAATCACCATTGATGTGAAGAGCGCTAAGCGGACTGGAGATGAGAGCTTATCATCACAAATCCGGACGTGCCCTCCAACGCCTCAATGTTTCTCAGCCAGCCATGGCCCCCGATCAACCAAAGCTGCTACTCCACCTAAGGCTTTTCGCTCAAGGCCTCCG GAAATGATGCAGGGAAGAGGAATTCTCCAAGAGTTGGGAAAAAGCAGCAGGAATGATAGAAAGGAGGAACCtggaaacaaaattaaagatggaggaagaagagaagCTTCTTCTTCTGCTGTCATTGAAAGTGAAGCAAGAGGGTTAGATGTCTTCTGGTTCTTAAAGCCCTGCACACTTTCTACCTAA
- the LOC115996810 gene encoding chaperone protein dnaJ GFA2, mitochondrial-like, with protein sequence MVRSNAARLASRLARASFSSHTSSVYDSVCARGYRQFSASICDQQRVLSNSISGNGANGRGRLKIGLSKANFGATRCIHATAHMSARDYYEVLGISKNATASEIKKAYLGLAKKLHPDVNKDDPEAATKFQEVQKAYEVLKDDEQRQTYDQLGHEAYNSMNENSGGGGGPGFSGFPGFEELFRNSDIFNFMNQRMGGEDIKISVELSFMEAVQGCTKSVSFQTELPCDACGGSGVPPGTKPETCRRCRGAGMVIQQNGFFTLQTTCPQCKGAGKIVSSFCKTCKGERVVRGLKTVKLDVMPGVDNDETLKVYRSGGADPEGNRPGDLYVTIKVREDPVFRREGSDIHVNAHLNMTQAILGGTVQVPTLTGDVVVKVRPGTQPGQKVVLKKKGIRARNSYSVGDQYVHFIVSIPTNLTHRQRQLIEEFAREEQGDHEKDAAAGASG encoded by the exons ATGGTTCGGTCCAACGCCGCCCGCCTAGCCTCTCGCCTCGCTCGCGCTTCCTTTTCGTCCCACACTTCTTCT GTTTATGATTCGGTATGCGCAAGGGGATATAGACAGTTTAGTGCGTCAATATGCGATCAACAGAGAGTTTTGTCCAATTCGATTTCGGGGAATG GAGCTAATGGAAGAGGGAGGCTGAAGATTGGGCTATCAAAAGCCAACTTTGGTGCAACTAGATGCATCCATGCCACAG CACACATGTCAGCCAGAGATTATTATGAGGTACTTGGCATAAGTAAGAATGCAACTGCTTCTGAAATCAAGAAAGCTTATCTTGGG CTTGCAAAGAAGTTGCATCCAGATGTGAATAAAGATGATCCAGAAGCTGCAACAAAGTTTCAGGAAGTTCAAAAGGCTTATGAG GTTCTGAAAGATGATGAACAACGCCAGACATATGATCAG CTTGGTCATGAAGCTTATAATAGCATGAATGAGAAcagtggtggtggaggtgggcCTGGTTTCAGTGGCTTTCCTGGTTTTGAGGAACTCTTTAGAAATTCTGAT ATTTTCAACTTCATGAACCAGAGGATGGGTGGCGAAGATATCAAG ATTTCTGTTGAACTATCCTTCATGGAAGCTGTTCAGGGTTGCACTAAGTCTGTATCATTCCAAACTGAATTACCTTGTGATGCTTGTG GTGGAAGTGGTGTTCCCCCCGGGACTAAGCCTGAAACCTGTAGACGTTGCAGAGGGGCTGGCATG GTGATTCAGCAAAATGGTTTCTTCACGCTACAGACTACCTGCCCACAATGTAAAGGGGCTGGAAAGATTGTATCG AGTTTCTGCAAGACTTGCAAGGGAGAACGAGTAGTGAGGGGGCTAAAAACTGTGAAGTTGGATGTTATGCCAG GAGTTGATAATGATGAGACTTTGAAAGTGTATAGGAGTGGTGGAGCAGATCCTGAAGGCAATCGACCGGGTGATCTTTATGTCACTATCAAG GTTAGGGAAGACCCTGTGTTCCGGAGAGAAGGATCTGATATCCATGTCAATGCTCATCTGAATATGACACAG GCAATTTTGGGAGGTACAGTCCAAGTCCCAACTCTGACTGGGGATGTTGTTGTCAAG GTACGCCCTGGCACCCAGCCTGGCCAAAAAGTTGTCCTGAAAAAGAAAG GGATTAGAGCAAGGAATTCCTATTCAGTGGGAGATCAGTATGTTCACTTCATTGTCAGCATTCCCAC GAACTTGACACACAGACAGCGGCAATTGATCGAGGAGTTTGCCAGGGAAGAGCAAGGAGACCACGAGAAGGATGCTGCTGCAGGAGCCTCTGGGTAG
- the LOC115996811 gene encoding 60S ribosomal protein L31-like, whose protein sequence is MVEKTSKARKEEVVTREYTINLHKRLHGCTFKKKAPNAIKEIRKFAQKAMGTTDVRVDVKLNKHIWSRGIRSVPRRVRVRIARKRNDDEDAKEELYSLVTVSEAPEGLKGLGTTIIEDEDE, encoded by the exons ATGGTGGAAAAAACGAGCAAGGCCAGAAAGGAGGAGGTTGTGACCAGAGAGTACACCATTAATCTCCACAAACGCTTGCATGGATG CACCTTTAAGAAGAAGGCTCCCAATGCTATAAAAGAGATTAGGAAGTTTGCCCAAAAGGCTATGGGAACAACTGATGTTAGAGTTGATGTGAAGCTGAACAAACACATTTGGAGCCGAGGGATCCGAAGTGTTCCAAGGAGAGTTCGCGTTCGCATTGCGAGGAAGagaaatgatgatgaagatgccAAGGAGGAACTCTACTCATTGGTTACTGTTTCTGAGGCCCCAGAGGGACTCAAGGGCTTGGGCACTACCATCattgaggatgaagatgaataG
- the LOC115997146 gene encoding sm-like protein LSM7: MSGRKETVLDLAKFVDKGVQVKLTGGRQVVGTLKGYDQLLNLVLDEAIEYLRDSDDPLKTTDQTRRLGLIVCRGTAVMLVAPTDGTDEIANPFLQPDGA; this comes from the exons ATG TCAGGTAGGAAAGAAACAGTTCTAGATTTGGCAAAGTTCGTTGACAAGGGTGTGCAAGTCAAGCTTACTGGTGGCAGACAAG TTGTAGGAACACTAAAAGGCTATGACCAATTGCTGAATCTTGTCTTGGATGAAGCCATTGAGTATCTTAgag ATTCCGATGATCCTCTGAAGACAACAGATCAGACACGGCGTCTTGGATTAATT GTGTGTAGGGGGACTGCAGTTATGCTTGTGGCGCCAACTGATGGCACAGATGAGATCGCCAATCCTTTTCTCCAGCCAGATGGGGCATAG